A region of Thermovibrio ammonificans HB-1 DNA encodes the following proteins:
- a CDS encoding HlyD family secretion protein codes for MRLFFLFSALLFFFSCGSEQKTTLYLNGRIEGDPYLVESKYPGKVVKLMCDEGDSVEKGQPLAELDSKELNARLKEAEAAYKAALSAWRAKEQEVAALERQADSLRERISELTSAVPLQTSSAEKEVEALEGELHALEAQKSSLAATFWKAERDYKRFEALYRRRVISQSRYEQAKVAYENAKASLRAVEGKIEALKSQLAAAREKVKLSRTRWKEVASLKKELASLLERLKAALAEAKGYRHKAASAKAVVERVKAMLSDMVIRSPVNGVVAEKLVEPGEVVAPGRPLFVIYNLNRLYFEGFVPEKEIGLIHLGQRGYVVVDSYPGKKFPVVVTYVATKAEFTPKEVQTKEERVKEVFRVKLRLLENPRHLLKPGMPTDCYVYLERK; via the coding sequence GTGAGGCTCTTTTTCCTCTTCTCTGCGCTGTTGTTTTTCTTTTCCTGCGGTTCTGAACAGAAGACCACCCTTTACCTTAACGGCCGGATAGAGGGGGACCCTTACCTGGTTGAGAGCAAATACCCCGGGAAGGTTGTGAAGCTCATGTGCGACGAGGGGGACTCCGTTGAGAAGGGGCAACCCCTTGCAGAGCTTGATTCAAAAGAGCTTAACGCCCGTTTGAAGGAGGCGGAGGCGGCCTACAAGGCTGCTCTTTCTGCGTGGAGGGCCAAGGAGCAAGAGGTGGCGGCCCTGGAGAGGCAGGCAGACTCTCTGAGGGAGCGCATCTCGGAGCTCACTTCCGCTGTTCCCCTTCAAACCAGCTCTGCCGAGAAAGAGGTTGAAGCTCTTGAAGGGGAGCTTCACGCCCTTGAGGCCCAGAAGAGCTCCCTTGCGGCAACTTTCTGGAAAGCGGAAAGGGACTATAAACGCTTTGAGGCCCTTTACAGGCGGCGGGTTATCTCCCAGAGCCGCTACGAACAGGCGAAAGTTGCCTACGAGAACGCCAAAGCCTCTTTAAGGGCCGTTGAGGGCAAGATAGAGGCTCTGAAGTCTCAGCTTGCCGCTGCACGGGAGAAAGTGAAGCTCTCTCGGACCCGCTGGAAAGAGGTTGCCTCCTTAAAGAAGGAGCTCGCCTCTTTGCTTGAAAGGCTCAAGGCCGCCTTGGCCGAGGCAAAGGGTTACAGACACAAAGCCGCTTCGGCTAAAGCTGTAGTTGAGCGGGTTAAGGCGATGCTTTCGGATATGGTTATCCGCTCCCCCGTTAACGGGGTTGTTGCGGAGAAGCTCGTTGAGCCTGGGGAGGTTGTAGCTCCCGGGAGGCCCCTCTTTGTCATCTACAACCTTAACAGGCTCTACTTTGAGGGCTTCGTTCCGGAGAAGGAAATAGGCCTCATTCACCTTGGCCAGAGGGGTTACGTTGTTGTCGACTCCTACCCCGGTAAAAAGTTCCCCGTTGTTGTTACCTACGTTGCAACAAAGGCGGAGTTTACCCCCAAGGAGGTTCAAACTAAGGAGGAACGGGTAAAAGAGGTCTTTAGAGTTAAGCTGAGGCTCCTTGAGAACCCCCGCCACCTCCTTAAGCCGGGTATGCCTACAGACTGTTACGTTTACCTGGAGAGAAAGTGA
- a CDS encoding ATP-binding cassette domain-containing protein — MNVVEARELYITYRKGRVVAVNGLSFAVPKGAVFIFIGPDGAGKSSTLKAVAGVLTYNGGSLRTFGVDPNNDRAFSRIRERLSFMPQGLGHNLYKRLSVLENLRLFAELYGLSKKEREERIELLLKVTGLEPFKGRLAGHLSGGMMQKLSLACVLLHRPELLILDEPTTGVDPISRREIWRLLYRYNRDGMTILLSTSYLDEAERGTALLLMNRGEAVVSGEPERVVKTRYPVFEARGPDVEKAYSVVWSFSNNPRLKRGRLRFTAPKERVEEGLRGLNVELREVEPTLEDLFVEKVGLKRVEIPDDFKPSAEIPEEAVVVDSVVKKFGSFTAVKGVSFTVKRGEIFGLLGPNGAGKTTLIKTILGLYRPNAGRIVVAGSSEPSKIKRLVGYTSQKFSLYSDLTVFENLVYWGNAYGLAPKVVKALVEKTASYFGLDDYLGELVENLPLGVKQRVSLLSALLHSPSVLFLDEPTSGVDPAERDAFWQAIRLLSRRFGVTAIVTTHYMDEAEYCDRVALMSRGELVALGSPEELEQEVERELGKPFLLSCKDPFEAEERLVAAGYRATLYGRKVKFFSAEKVTPEKIRSLGIEPYSLKPSAVTMEDVFVFKAGR; from the coding sequence GTGAACGTTGTAGAGGCCAGGGAGCTCTACATAACCTACCGTAAGGGAAGAGTGGTTGCCGTGAACGGCCTCTCTTTTGCAGTTCCTAAAGGGGCCGTTTTCATCTTTATAGGGCCCGACGGAGCCGGTAAGTCCTCCACTTTGAAGGCCGTTGCCGGAGTTTTAACTTACAACGGCGGGAGTTTGAGAACCTTCGGAGTTGACCCCAACAACGATAGGGCTTTCAGCAGGATAAGAGAGAGGCTCTCTTTCATGCCCCAAGGCTTGGGGCACAACCTTTACAAGCGGCTTTCGGTTCTGGAGAACCTCAGGCTCTTTGCCGAACTTTACGGCCTTTCTAAGAAAGAGAGGGAGGAGCGTATAGAGCTTCTCCTTAAAGTCACCGGCCTTGAACCCTTTAAAGGGCGCCTTGCGGGTCACCTGTCCGGCGGTATGATGCAGAAGTTATCGCTTGCCTGCGTTCTTCTTCACCGGCCGGAGCTCCTCATCCTCGATGAGCCCACAACCGGCGTAGACCCTATCTCTCGCAGGGAGATATGGAGGCTCCTCTACCGCTACAACCGAGACGGCATGACCATTCTCCTCTCAACCTCCTACCTCGACGAGGCGGAGAGGGGAACGGCGCTCCTCCTCATGAACAGGGGAGAGGCCGTAGTCTCCGGGGAACCGGAGCGGGTGGTCAAAACCCGCTATCCCGTTTTTGAAGCTCGGGGTCCCGACGTAGAAAAGGCCTACAGCGTGGTTTGGAGCTTCTCGAACAACCCCAGACTGAAAAGGGGGCGTTTGCGGTTTACGGCCCCTAAGGAGAGGGTAGAAGAGGGGCTGAGGGGCCTTAACGTTGAGCTTAGGGAGGTTGAACCAACTCTTGAAGACCTGTTTGTTGAGAAGGTGGGGCTGAAGAGGGTGGAAATCCCGGACGACTTTAAACCCTCTGCTGAAATCCCGGAAGAGGCGGTTGTTGTTGACTCCGTGGTGAAGAAGTTCGGCTCTTTTACTGCTGTTAAAGGGGTTTCCTTCACGGTTAAGAGGGGGGAGATATTCGGCCTTTTGGGGCCCAACGGTGCCGGTAAAACTACCCTGATAAAGACGATTCTCGGCCTCTACAGGCCCAATGCCGGCAGGATTGTGGTTGCTGGAAGCTCCGAGCCGAGTAAAATAAAGAGGCTTGTGGGCTACACCTCTCAGAAATTCTCCCTCTACTCCGACTTAACCGTTTTCGAGAATCTCGTTTACTGGGGAAACGCCTACGGGCTTGCCCCCAAGGTAGTTAAAGCCCTCGTTGAGAAGACCGCCTCTTACTTCGGCCTCGATGATTACCTGGGCGAGCTTGTGGAGAACCTGCCCTTAGGGGTAAAACAGAGGGTATCGCTTCTGTCTGCCCTTTTACACTCGCCTTCGGTCCTCTTCCTCGACGAGCCAACTTCCGGGGTGGACCCTGCCGAGAGGGATGCCTTTTGGCAGGCCATAAGGCTGCTATCGCGCCGGTTCGGCGTTACGGCCATTGTGACCACCCACTACATGGACGAGGCGGAGTACTGCGACCGGGTGGCCCTTATGAGCAGGGGAGAGCTTGTTGCCCTCGGTTCACCTGAGGAGCTTGAGCAGGAAGTGGAGAGGGAGCTTGGAAAACCCTTTCTGCTTTCATGTAAAGACCCCTTTGAGGCCGAAGAGCGGCTTGTTGCCGCCGGTTACCGGGCAACCCTTTACGGCCGTAAGGTGAAGTTTTTTTCTGCAGAGAAGGTTACTCCCGAAAAGATACGCTCCTTAGGGATAGAGCCTTACTCTTTAAAACCCTCTGCCGTTACTATGGAAGACGTTTTCGTTTTTAAGGCGGGAAGATGA
- a CDS encoding ABC transporter permease, whose translation MRISRVAAIVKKEVRELLRDPISLLTLFLVPVSMMLVFGFGLKLDVKKVPFAVLDQDNSRLSREVTWQFVSNREYFTFKGSVVSYSDADKLLNSGKVMLVLVFPPKFEKEALEKKRAEFQALIDGTFPYRAEVVKSYVEAAVAAFNLSRSHSSLPVEVKPRYWFNESLNQDRVVAVGTLAVVLMISPAVFAALLIVKEKESGSIYNAYTAPITKGEFLVGKLLAGFSISIPNALICLGMVLFIFGVYPKGSLFLLIVGTLLYLFVATAFGLFMSNFFNSQAAAFIGTTVLTIVPSILYSGYLTPLFSMGESAVVTSHLVPAFYYLKFLKGVFFKGVGLSRLWPQLSALLAAFSILFGATYLTFKKRER comes from the coding sequence ATGAGGATTTCTCGGGTTGCTGCTATTGTGAAGAAGGAGGTTCGGGAGCTTCTCAGAGACCCGATTTCCCTTCTGACACTTTTCCTCGTTCCCGTTTCTATGATGCTCGTTTTCGGCTTCGGGTTGAAGCTCGACGTTAAAAAGGTCCCCTTTGCCGTTCTCGACCAGGATAACTCCCGCCTCTCAAGGGAAGTCACCTGGCAGTTTGTCTCAAACAGGGAGTACTTCACCTTTAAGGGGAGTGTTGTCTCCTACTCGGATGCCGACAAGCTCCTTAACTCCGGAAAGGTTATGCTCGTTCTCGTTTTCCCTCCTAAGTTCGAAAAAGAGGCCTTAGAGAAGAAGAGGGCCGAGTTTCAAGCACTCATAGACGGCACTTTCCCCTACAGGGCCGAAGTTGTTAAGAGTTACGTTGAAGCGGCCGTTGCCGCCTTTAACCTTTCACGGAGCCACAGCTCCCTGCCGGTTGAGGTAAAGCCCCGTTACTGGTTTAACGAATCTCTAAACCAGGATAGGGTTGTTGCGGTTGGAACTCTGGCCGTTGTGCTCATGATATCCCCGGCCGTTTTTGCTGCGCTGCTGATAGTTAAAGAGAAGGAGTCGGGCTCCATATACAACGCTTACACCGCTCCGATTACTAAAGGGGAATTTTTGGTGGGGAAGCTCCTTGCCGGCTTTTCGATATCGATTCCCAACGCCTTAATCTGCTTGGGTATGGTTCTCTTTATCTTTGGCGTTTACCCAAAGGGGAGTCTTTTCCTCCTTATAGTGGGTACTCTGCTTTACCTGTTCGTTGCTACGGCTTTCGGCCTTTTTATGTCAAACTTTTTCAACTCCCAGGCGGCCGCTTTTATAGGCACTACCGTCCTCACCATAGTGCCTTCTATCCTCTACTCGGGTTACCTTACCCCCCTCTTCTCCATGGGTGAAAGTGCAGTTGTTACCTCTCACCTGGTTCCGGCCTTTTACTACTTAAAGTTCCTTAAAGGCGTTTTCTTTAAAGGAGTGGGCCTCTCCCGGCTCTGGCCGCAGCTGTCGGCCCTACTGGCTGCATTTTCCATCCTCTTCGGGGCCACTTACTTAACCTTTAAGAAGAGGGAGCGGTGA
- a CDS encoding ABC transporter permease, protein MSYLVLLYKEIVQFLRNRGLLLFAVYAFTLDIYLAANGIDLTLKKAPFYALDRDLSHTSRELISRFPPYYFNFRGYLLNDSQVDEVLLSDRAVGVVVFPPDFERDLLSGRKTEVALFVNGAELSSSYLFSAYATRIILNFLTASLYKPFVEVEPRVFYNQSCSSRLFMAYSELLTMITLFLLLLPASAVVLEKERGNIEMVIVSPLKPELFVAAKAVSMGIVVLLFTAFALLFTVKHLVGVKFAGSYWDFLLLTAVYTFAATGLSMFIAAVSENMLQVSQLTILILIPILYLSGNWTPIDAMPRVLQWLSVLSPLKYYVNGAFSIAIKGLSVWSLKRELFVLLLQGIGLFGLGTVILKRRR, encoded by the coding sequence GTGAGCTATTTGGTTCTCCTTTATAAAGAGATTGTTCAGTTCCTCAGGAACAGGGGGTTACTCCTCTTTGCCGTTTATGCCTTTACTCTCGACATCTACTTGGCAGCAAACGGCATAGACCTCACCCTTAAAAAGGCCCCCTTTTACGCCCTCGACAGGGACCTTTCTCACACCTCAAGGGAACTCATATCCCGCTTCCCTCCCTACTACTTCAACTTCAGGGGATACCTGCTCAACGACTCCCAGGTAGACGAAGTTCTCCTATCGGATAGAGCCGTTGGGGTTGTTGTTTTCCCTCCCGATTTCGAAAGGGACCTTCTCAGCGGGAGGAAAACGGAGGTAGCCCTCTTTGTAAACGGGGCGGAGCTCAGCTCCAGCTACCTCTTTTCCGCCTATGCTACCCGCATAATACTTAACTTCCTTACGGCTTCTCTCTATAAACCTTTTGTAGAAGTGGAACCCAGGGTTTTCTACAACCAGAGCTGTTCAAGCCGCCTCTTTATGGCCTACTCGGAACTTCTGACCATGATAACCCTCTTCCTCCTTTTGCTTCCCGCCTCGGCGGTGGTTCTTGAAAAAGAGCGGGGAAACATAGAGATGGTGATTGTGTCACCTTTAAAGCCGGAGCTCTTTGTGGCTGCAAAGGCAGTCTCTATGGGAATAGTCGTTCTGCTTTTTACGGCTTTTGCCCTTTTGTTTACCGTTAAGCACCTTGTAGGTGTAAAATTTGCAGGCTCTTACTGGGACTTTCTCCTCCTTACTGCCGTTTACACCTTTGCCGCTACCGGCCTTTCCATGTTCATTGCGGCGGTTTCGGAGAATATGCTTCAGGTCTCTCAGCTGACCATTTTAATTTTGATTCCGATTCTCTACCTGTCGGGTAACTGGACTCCCATAGACGCAATGCCTCGGGTTTTGCAGTGGCTTTCGGTTCTTTCTCCTCTTAAGTACTACGTGAACGGTGCGTTCTCTATTGCCATTAAGGGACTCTCTGTCTGGAGCTTAAAGCGGGAGCTGTTTGTTCTGCTCCTCCAGGGAATTGGCCTCTTTGGCTTGGGAACCGTTATCCTCAAGCGACGCAGGTAG
- the cas6 gene encoding CRISPR-associated endoribonuclease Cas6 yields the protein MPIKIFAYVEIEEELPTRELKPKHIHGLFFQMIGEETGEFFHKGAVKPFTLFCRELFKEKETTRKLHLEINVLKPELFGPIAKELTLNAFKRELKVGGKRADFTGFKVTEAESYKELMKLPPEKDFTLQFKSPTSFKRGNYDYPLPDPTLIVKSLTRKWNTFSPDKVPVEVAKKLGNSLVPSGCWIKTQKVELSDRAKITGFRGRVFLYLPEEEREIKRWANALFNFAKYAGVGRKTTMGFGKVGLVKLPASLEDNGSQAKEANSLEEQNKQLPL from the coding sequence ATGCCGATTAAGATATTCGCATACGTAGAGATAGAGGAGGAGCTTCCCACCCGAGAGCTTAAACCCAAACATATTCACGGTCTCTTCTTCCAAATGATAGGGGAGGAAACCGGCGAGTTTTTCCACAAAGGTGCCGTAAAGCCATTCACATTATTCTGCAGAGAGCTGTTTAAAGAGAAAGAGACAACAAGGAAACTCCACCTTGAGATAAACGTCCTCAAACCCGAGCTGTTCGGCCCCATAGCAAAGGAGCTGACCTTAAACGCCTTTAAAAGAGAACTAAAAGTTGGAGGGAAAAGGGCAGATTTCACCGGATTTAAGGTTACAGAGGCCGAGAGCTACAAGGAGCTGATGAAGCTCCCCCCGGAGAAGGACTTCACCCTTCAGTTCAAATCCCCAACCTCTTTCAAACGGGGAAACTACGACTACCCGTTACCCGACCCTACACTGATTGTAAAGAGCCTTACAAGAAAGTGGAACACATTCTCACCGGATAAAGTCCCGGTGGAAGTGGCCAAAAAGCTCGGGAACTCCCTCGTTCCCTCCGGGTGCTGGATAAAAACACAGAAAGTAGAACTCTCCGACAGGGCAAAAATCACCGGGTTTAGGGGGCGGGTTTTCCTGTACCTACCGGAGGAAGAAAGGGAGATAAAGCGCTGGGCAAACGCCCTCTTCAACTTTGCAAAGTACGCAGGGGTAGGAAGGAAAACCACGATGGGTTTCGGGAAAGTAGGCCTTGTAAAGCTACCTGCGTCGCTTGAGGATAACGGTTCCCAAGCCAAAGAGGCCAATTCCCTGGAGGAGCAGAACAAACAGCTCCCGCTTTAA
- the csm5 gene encoding type III-A CRISPR-associated RAMP protein Csm5, giving the protein MRIKNELKKIKLKITIASPVCISSGESYGILDYTLKGNKILVIDYDKFFEKLSLQEKEEFKKIIKTTDSRVIWKVRAFLNKVVTREIAKDEIDITDKAKERIEESLKEERKSLRKLKIEKIFKTANTPCIPGSSLKGAIRTAILDRLLEELLKSGQKKQWIDEVIKKINKAINLITNGEKEEKKAGFRELKLIERELEAQLLCFLNKERKKQLSKFLKKEPSPTAIDPFRLLKVTDFLPVCNLKRKVRALERGQIPPVLAEFVDEGSFEGYIIVDEGLLKSLFKELFRCNLEQFSTTEWIIESIRKHYGFVFKKEKELLNDKTPFRITGKAKEYVIRYNTEVGKKRLSLIKLGKFSGALSKTFKFEELRKIYDQKAKTYKPEPKTVWVTEETETPGWCFLEIEDAD; this is encoded by the coding sequence ATGAGGATAAAAAATGAATTAAAAAAAATTAAATTAAAAATAACAATTGCCTCACCCGTATGCATCTCAAGCGGAGAGAGCTATGGTATCCTCGACTACACGCTGAAGGGAAATAAAATACTCGTTATAGACTACGATAAGTTTTTTGAAAAACTCTCCCTACAAGAGAAAGAAGAATTCAAGAAAATAATTAAGACAACCGACTCAAGAGTTATATGGAAAGTAAGAGCTTTTCTAAACAAAGTAGTAACCAGAGAAATCGCAAAAGACGAAATAGATATAACAGATAAAGCAAAGGAAAGGATAGAGGAAAGCCTGAAAGAGGAGAGGAAATCGCTACGCAAACTGAAAATAGAGAAGATATTTAAAACAGCAAATACTCCTTGTATTCCAGGATCTTCATTAAAAGGTGCAATAAGAACAGCTATTCTCGACAGATTGTTAGAAGAACTCCTTAAAAGCGGGCAAAAAAAACAATGGATAGATGAAGTAATTAAAAAAATTAACAAGGCTATTAACCTAATAACAAACGGAGAGAAGGAGGAAAAGAAAGCAGGATTCCGAGAACTTAAGTTAATAGAAAGAGAGTTAGAAGCCCAACTACTCTGCTTCTTAAACAAAGAAAGAAAAAAACAGCTCTCCAAGTTCTTAAAAAAAGAACCTTCCCCAACTGCAATCGATCCGTTTAGACTACTAAAGGTAACAGACTTCCTACCGGTATGTAACTTAAAAAGAAAAGTGAGAGCATTAGAAAGAGGTCAGATACCTCCTGTCTTGGCAGAATTTGTAGACGAAGGCTCATTTGAGGGCTACATAATTGTGGATGAGGGTTTACTAAAAAGCCTATTTAAAGAGCTCTTTAGATGTAATCTGGAGCAGTTTTCTACTACAGAGTGGATAATTGAAAGCATTAGGAAGCACTACGGTTTTGTGTTTAAAAAGGAAAAGGAGCTTCTAAACGATAAAACGCCGTTCAGGATAACGGGAAAAGCAAAAGAATATGTCATTAGATACAATACAGAAGTGGGAAAGAAAAGACTTTCTCTTATTAAACTCGGTAAGTTCTCTGGAGCGCTTTCAAAAACATTCAAGTTCGAGGAGCTAAGGAAGATATACGACCAAAAAGCAAAGACTTACAAGCCAGAACCGAAAACGGTATGGGTAACCGAAGAGACTGAAACTCCAGGCTGGTGCTTTTTAGAGATAGAAGATGCCGATTAA
- the csm4 gene encoding type III-A CRISPR-associated RAMP protein Csm4 has protein sequence MVQYIYLDFTLKPDVFSSVPLSDTIFGEFCWLYRFIHGERKLKELLNSEEPPVAFSNFMPQGAVPVPKAPLTLTIFDIESYSLAKKFKKIPFVREELLKKAAKGVSDPITLNNRLFEHFKKSVKLENKTEEDFPKLVKNKTSRQRVKVARISSLEEGGLFNQNELFLNEKVRLIVAVHSSLKEEIKEIVRLMGEIGIGQKKSLGYGSFKVVSVEYWKNELSENAENWFISLSTGLPRKEEIEDGFADFGVKYPKHGPEISAYGYTVVFKKPVIFSRAGSVFKGKVKKPVYGSLLEGKSVIPEHKHPSFIVPLFI, from the coding sequence ATGGTACAGTATATATACCTTGACTTTACTTTAAAACCGGATGTTTTCTCATCCGTTCCTCTATCTGATACCATTTTTGGGGAGTTCTGCTGGCTCTACAGGTTTATACATGGAGAAAGAAAGCTCAAAGAGCTACTTAACAGTGAGGAGCCTCCTGTAGCCTTCTCAAACTTTATGCCCCAAGGAGCGGTCCCCGTTCCAAAAGCTCCATTAACCTTGACGATTTTTGATATAGAGAGTTACAGTCTTGCAAAGAAGTTTAAAAAAATTCCCTTCGTAAGAGAAGAACTCCTAAAAAAAGCAGCAAAAGGAGTTTCCGATCCCATCACACTTAATAACCGTCTCTTTGAACACTTTAAAAAGTCTGTAAAACTGGAGAATAAAACAGAAGAGGACTTTCCGAAGCTCGTAAAGAACAAAACCTCAAGACAGAGAGTAAAAGTAGCGAGAATAAGCTCTCTGGAAGAGGGAGGTCTTTTCAACCAGAATGAGCTATTCCTTAATGAAAAAGTGAGATTGATAGTAGCGGTTCATTCATCACTCAAAGAGGAAATCAAAGAAATAGTTAGATTAATGGGAGAAATAGGTATTGGGCAGAAAAAAAGCCTAGGATATGGATCATTTAAAGTAGTTTCCGTTGAATATTGGAAGAACGAACTTTCAGAAAATGCCGAAAACTGGTTTATCTCGCTCTCTACCGGCCTTCCTAGAAAGGAGGAAATAGAGGATGGATTCGCAGACTTTGGCGTTAAATATCCAAAACACGGTCCGGAAATCAGTGCTTACGGCTACACAGTTGTGTTTAAGAAACCGGTCATATTCTCCCGAGCCGGAAGCGTGTTCAAAGGTAAAGTTAAAAAGCCGGTATACGGTTCTTTACTTGAAGGGAAGTCTGTAATTCCCGAACACAAACACCCTAGTTTTATAGTTCCATTATTTATATAA
- the csm3 gene encoding type III-A CRISPR-associated RAMP protein Csm3, producing the protein MSERVQLKKILRLKIKIKIETGLHIGAGNDEIKIGGMDNPVIKDSEGNPYIPGSSIKGRMRMLLELASGLVTDEGELEYKKLSELKNKLGLTEKEFKEGLNILKLFGSSGSDKFNQKEFGKVKITRALFKDAFLEGKDEGKEVTEEKAEVKINRITGTGENPRHTERIIRGTEFKGEILLRVFSEDDEEELKSMIRKGLELIEINGLGGSTSRGYGFVKIEGKDNWEEVFSVDNGK; encoded by the coding sequence ATGTCAGAAAGAGTTCAACTAAAGAAGATTTTACGACTGAAAATAAAAATCAAAATAGAAACCGGTCTCCATATAGGAGCCGGCAACGACGAGATAAAGATAGGTGGTATGGACAACCCAGTAATCAAAGATTCAGAAGGGAATCCCTACATCCCCGGCTCCTCAATAAAGGGAAGGATGAGGATGCTATTAGAGCTCGCATCGGGGTTGGTAACCGATGAAGGGGAACTTGAATATAAAAAACTCTCCGAGCTGAAAAATAAACTTGGACTAACAGAAAAAGAGTTTAAAGAAGGGTTAAACATATTAAAACTCTTCGGAAGCTCAGGGTCAGACAAGTTCAACCAGAAAGAGTTCGGCAAGGTGAAGATAACGAGGGCCCTCTTTAAAGATGCATTCCTTGAAGGAAAAGATGAAGGAAAAGAAGTCACGGAGGAGAAAGCTGAAGTCAAAATAAACAGGATAACGGGAACGGGCGAAAATCCAAGACACACAGAGCGGATTATAAGAGGGACAGAGTTTAAAGGAGAGATACTCTTAAGAGTATTTAGTGAAGACGACGAAGAAGAGCTCAAAAGTATGATAAGGAAAGGTTTAGAGCTTATAGAGATTAACGGGCTGGGAGGTTCAACCTCAAGAGGATACGGCTTTGTAAAAATAGAAGGAAAAGACAATTGGGAAGAGGTATTTTCTGTAGATAACGGCAAGTAA
- the csm2 gene encoding type III-A CRISPR-associated protein Csm2, whose product MSRENRRSPEKKEISVEFVKTFIKLDIKTKEGAQKARRIIQEELQSFAKALRESNRNMKFTQIRKHYNYLLTIYRETERKGENYFYTQGQLKLGMGKVFAIYDEARKNITREFKEFLVKLFTNIETPEELGRGKVLFEALVGYCKGLFTD is encoded by the coding sequence ATGAGCCGAGAAAATAGAAGATCTCCGGAGAAGAAGGAAATCTCTGTTGAATTTGTAAAAACTTTCATTAAACTCGATATAAAAACGAAGGAAGGGGCTCAAAAAGCGCGGAGAATCATCCAGGAGGAGCTCCAAAGTTTTGCAAAAGCGCTAAGAGAGTCAAATAGAAATATGAAGTTCACACAAATAAGAAAACACTATAACTATTTGCTTACCATATACAGAGAAACAGAGAGAAAAGGCGAAAACTACTTTTACACTCAGGGACAGTTGAAGCTAGGAATGGGTAAAGTTTTTGCTATTTACGACGAAGCTCGGAAAAACATAACTAGAGAGTTTAAAGAGTTTTTAGTGAAGCTCTTCACGAACATAGAAACCCCTGAAGAACTTGGAAGGGGAAAAGTGCTCTTTGAAGCCCTAGTAGGATACTGCAAAGGATTGTTTACAGATTAA